From the Paludibacterium paludis genome, one window contains:
- a CDS encoding Tex family protein — translation MLPSIASRLAAELNVRESQVRATIELFDGGATVPFVARYRKEVTGGLDDTQLRQMDERLRYLRELDERRDAILRSIAEQGKLTPDLESALFAADNKTSLEDLYLPFKPKRRTKAQIAREAGLEPLADWLMADPSRDPEVEAAAFVNAEAGVPDGKAALDGARAILIERFAEDAELIGRLRDALWKEGEVVASLVEGKAETGAKFSDYFTHREAVAQLPSHRALALLRGRNEGVLSLSVKYQPDETPVTERSEFEKRIAARFGIADQGRAADKWLLDTVRLCWRAKIFLSLELELFSRLKEMADAEAIKVFAANLNDLLLAAPAGRRATLGLDPGLRTGVKVAVVDTTGKLVDTATIYPHAPRNDWDRSISVLAALCARHKVDLVSIGNGTASRETDKLAQELMKRHPELGLTKAVVSEAGASVYSASELAAREFPDLDVSLRGAVSIARRLQDPLAELVKIDPKSIGVGQYQHDVNQSHLSRALDAVVEDCVNAVGVDVNTASAALLSRISGLNGTLAANIVAWRDENGAFPDRRALLKVPRLGEKTFEQAAGFLRVMDGANPLDASAVHPEAYPVVESIVSRSGRPVKTLIGDSAFIKTLKAADYTDERFGVPTVMDIFRELDKPGRDPRPEFKTAVFQEGVEDIKDLTPGMVLEGVVTNVTNFGAFVDIGVHQDGLVHISALSAKFVDDPRKVVKAGDIVKVKVLEVDVPRRRIALTMRLDDAPGASSRGAKGPARDGDRQAGRRQAGSSSAETAMAAAFAKLRR, via the coding sequence ATGTTGCCAAGCATTGCCAGCCGCCTTGCGGCTGAACTGAATGTACGTGAATCCCAGGTGCGCGCCACCATCGAGCTGTTCGATGGCGGCGCCACCGTCCCTTTCGTCGCCCGTTACCGCAAGGAAGTGACCGGCGGGCTTGACGACACCCAGCTGCGCCAGATGGACGAGCGCTTGCGTTATCTGAGGGAGCTCGACGAACGCCGCGACGCCATTCTGCGTTCCATAGCCGAGCAGGGCAAATTGACCCCCGATCTCGAGTCCGCGCTGTTTGCCGCCGACAACAAGACCTCGCTCGAAGACCTCTACCTGCCCTTCAAGCCCAAGCGTCGCACCAAGGCGCAAATCGCCCGCGAAGCGGGGCTCGAGCCATTGGCCGATTGGCTGATGGCCGATCCGTCGCGCGATCCTGAGGTCGAGGCGGCGGCGTTCGTGAATGCCGAGGCCGGAGTGCCCGATGGCAAGGCGGCGCTGGACGGCGCGCGGGCCATTCTGATCGAACGCTTCGCCGAAGACGCCGAGCTGATTGGGCGGTTGCGCGATGCGCTGTGGAAGGAAGGGGAGGTCGTCGCATCCCTGGTGGAAGGCAAGGCCGAGACGGGCGCCAAGTTCTCCGATTATTTTACGCATCGGGAAGCGGTCGCGCAGTTGCCGTCGCACCGTGCTCTCGCCCTGCTGCGCGGGCGCAACGAGGGTGTGTTGAGTCTGTCGGTGAAATATCAGCCGGACGAGACGCCGGTCACTGAGCGCAGCGAGTTCGAAAAACGCATCGCGGCGCGCTTCGGTATCGCCGATCAGGGCCGGGCCGCTGACAAGTGGCTGCTCGATACCGTGCGTCTTTGCTGGCGCGCGAAAATTTTCCTGTCGCTGGAGCTCGAGTTGTTCTCCCGCCTGAAGGAGATGGCCGATGCGGAGGCGATCAAGGTGTTCGCCGCCAATCTCAACGATCTGCTCCTTGCCGCGCCGGCCGGTCGGCGGGCGACGCTGGGGCTCGATCCGGGCTTGCGCACCGGGGTCAAGGTGGCCGTGGTCGACACGACCGGCAAGCTGGTCGATACCGCGACCATTTATCCTCATGCCCCGCGCAACGACTGGGACCGTTCGATCTCCGTACTGGCGGCGCTGTGCGCGCGTCACAAGGTGGACTTGGTGTCCATCGGCAACGGAACGGCCAGTCGCGAAACCGACAAGCTGGCCCAGGAACTGATGAAGCGGCATCCGGAGCTTGGTTTGACCAAGGCGGTGGTCTCGGAGGCAGGCGCCTCCGTGTATTCCGCGTCCGAGCTCGCGGCGCGCGAATTCCCCGATCTGGACGTGAGTCTGCGCGGCGCGGTGTCCATCGCCCGGCGTCTGCAGGATCCGTTGGCCGAGCTGGTGAAGATCGATCCGAAGTCGATCGGGGTGGGGCAGTATCAGCATGACGTGAATCAGTCGCACTTGTCGCGCGCGCTGGATGCGGTGGTGGAGGATTGCGTGAATGCGGTGGGAGTGGATGTGAATACCGCCTCGGCGGCGTTGCTGTCGCGCATTTCCGGCCTGAACGGCACGCTGGCGGCCAATATCGTCGCCTGGCGCGACGAGAACGGCGCCTTCCCTGACCGGCGCGCGCTGCTCAAGGTGCCGCGACTGGGGGAAAAGACGTTCGAGCAGGCGGCGGGCTTTTTGCGTGTGATGGACGGCGCTAATCCGCTGGATGCCTCCGCGGTGCATCCGGAAGCTTATCCGGTTGTCGAGTCCATCGTGTCCCGGAGCGGGCGCCCGGTGAAAACCCTGATCGGCGACTCGGCCTTCATCAAGACGCTGAAGGCTGCCGATTATACGGACGAGCGATTCGGCGTGCCGACCGTGATGGATATTTTCCGGGAGCTGGACAAGCCGGGGCGCGATCCGCGTCCGGAGTTCAAGACCGCGGTCTTTCAGGAGGGCGTGGAGGACATCAAGGATCTCACGCCGGGCATGGTGCTCGAAGGTGTGGTGACCAATGTCACCAACTTCGGCGCGTTTGTGGACATCGGTGTGCACCAGGACGGACTGGTCCATATCTCGGCGCTGTCGGCCAAGTTCGTGGATGATCCGCGCAAGGTGGTCAAGGCGGGCGACATCGTCAAGGTGAAAGTGCTCGAAGTGGATGTGCCGCGCAGGCGTATCGCGCTGACCATGCGGCTTGACGATGCGCCCGGCGCCTCTTCTCGTGGCGCGAAGGGTCCAGCTCGCGATGGCGATCGCCAGGCCGGCCGCCGCCAGGCCGGTTCTTCCTCTGCGGAGACGGCGATGGCCGCGGCGTTCGCCAAGCTCAGACGCTAA
- a CDS encoding STAS/SEC14 domain-containing protein: protein MISIREQDYGLDVALFNEFTLADFKLFEEALLKRLAEHGKPDVLLDLGELKDFTLDMALEELRFVRDHSDAFGRVAIVVDDVWIRLAVHIAGLMSRSRPEYFDTVEEAQAWLNGVAAV, encoded by the coding sequence ATGATTTCGATTCGCGAACAGGACTATGGCCTGGATGTTGCATTGTTCAACGAGTTTACCCTCGCCGACTTCAAGCTGTTCGAGGAGGCGCTGCTCAAGCGGCTCGCCGAACACGGCAAGCCGGACGTGCTGCTGGATCTTGGCGAGCTGAAGGACTTCACGCTGGATATGGCGCTTGAGGAACTGCGTTTCGTGCGTGATCACAGTGACGCGTTCGGCCGCGTCGCCATTGTGGTCGACGATGTCTGGATTCGTCTTGCCGTGCATATCGCCGGCTTGATGTCACGCTCCCGTCCCGAGTATTTCGATACCGTCGAGGAGGCCCAGGCCTGGTTGAACGGCGTGGCCGCCGTGTAA
- a CDS encoding DMT family transporter, producing MRTGNAHALSLGAGWMVVASAMFALMGVCVKSGAATFSPVALVFWRTSLGVVSVGAAALWRRDAFATPWMRYHMQRGLIGFVSLLLSFYAMAHLPLSTAVTLTYTSPIFLAALSVVLLGETLSRRGVTGILLGFAGVLLLLRPTFAADAWPASLAGLLSGALAGWSYLHVRELGRRGEAEWRVVFYFALLSSVGSAVIMACGFAPWRTPDLASLPVLAGVGATATLGQLAMTRAYKVGNKLLAANLAYLTVVFAALLGWGLWDDALDAGKVMSMTLIVISGIFASRR from the coding sequence GTGAGGACGGGGAACGCCCATGCGCTGTCTTTGGGAGCCGGCTGGATGGTCGTCGCCTCGGCGATGTTCGCACTGATGGGCGTGTGCGTGAAGTCCGGCGCCGCGACATTTTCTCCGGTCGCGCTGGTGTTCTGGCGCACGTCGCTGGGCGTCGTGTCGGTCGGCGCCGCCGCCTTGTGGCGGCGCGATGCCTTCGCCACTCCCTGGATGCGCTACCACATGCAGCGTGGCCTGATCGGCTTCGTCTCGCTGCTGTTGTCTTTCTATGCCATGGCGCATCTGCCGTTGTCGACGGCCGTGACGCTCACCTATACCTCGCCGATCTTTCTGGCGGCATTGTCGGTGGTGCTGCTGGGGGAGACGCTGTCCCGACGTGGTGTGACGGGTATCCTTCTCGGCTTTGCCGGCGTCCTGCTGCTGTTGCGGCCGACCTTCGCGGCCGATGCCTGGCCGGCATCGCTGGCGGGATTGCTGTCCGGGGCGCTGGCCGGCTGGTCCTATCTGCATGTCAGGGAACTTGGCCGTCGGGGCGAAGCCGAATGGCGGGTGGTATTCTATTTCGCCCTGCTGTCGAGTGTCGGTTCGGCCGTCATCATGGCGTGTGGTTTCGCTCCCTGGCGAACGCCCGACCTGGCCTCCCTGCCAGTGCTTGCCGGTGTCGGAGCGACCGCGACGCTCGGACAACTGGCGATGACACGGGCCTATAAAGTCGGCAACAAGCTTCTGGCTGCCAATCTGGCGTATCTGACCGTGGTGTTCGCCGCCTTGCTGGGCTGGGGGTTGTGGGATGATGCGCTGGATGCCGGTAAAGTGATGTCGATGACGTTGATTGTAATCAGCGGAATATTTGCCAGCCGCCGCTAA
- a CDS encoding DMT family transporter → MSGSSPSWMSGARSGQSGSAWMVLAALAFALLSVFVKLGSRHFDPVELLFYRTLIGALGLALIMAWRRETPATPNWSGHLRRTLLGYLSMACLFFAVSRLPLATAVTLNYTSSLFFALTCMIVFREIPSRNVLVSLVVGFAGIVWLLRPTFSAQLWQAGLAGLMSGALAGVAVFQVRELGRMGESAERIVIWFFSLSTAIGAVLVLATGGFHPVAMSDLPVLFGIGASGLIGQLAMTQAYKVGRKYRVASLAYLCVAFSAVLGAWIWGDALTLSGLFAIGLIVAAGLLSGRRS, encoded by the coding sequence ATGAGCGGCTCGTCGCCATCGTGGATGTCGGGGGCGCGTAGCGGGCAGTCCGGTTCCGCATGGATGGTGCTGGCCGCCCTGGCGTTCGCGTTGCTGAGCGTGTTCGTCAAGCTTGGCAGCCGCCATTTCGACCCGGTGGAGCTGCTGTTCTATCGCACGCTGATCGGCGCGCTTGGCCTTGCGCTGATCATGGCGTGGCGGCGTGAAACGCCGGCGACGCCGAACTGGAGCGGTCATCTGCGCCGCACGCTGTTGGGATACCTGTCCATGGCGTGCCTGTTCTTCGCGGTCTCGCGGCTGCCGCTGGCGACAGCGGTCACACTCAACTACACCTCGTCCCTGTTTTTTGCGCTCACCTGCATGATCGTGTTCAGGGAGATACCGTCGCGCAATGTTCTGGTCTCTCTTGTCGTCGGGTTCGCCGGGATCGTCTGGTTGCTGAGACCGACATTCAGTGCCCAGTTGTGGCAAGCCGGCCTTGCCGGGCTGATGTCGGGAGCGCTGGCCGGCGTGGCGGTGTTCCAGGTGCGCGAGCTGGGGCGCATGGGGGAGAGCGCCGAGCGCATCGTTATCTGGTTTTTTTCCCTGTCCACGGCGATCGGCGCCGTGCTGGTGCTGGCGACCGGCGGTTTTCATCCTGTGGCGATGAGTGATCTTCCGGTGCTGTTCGGTATCGGCGCATCCGGACTGATCGGTCAGTTGGCGATGACTCAGGCGTACAAGGTCGGGCGCAAGTACCGCGTGGCGAGCCTGGCCTACCTGTGTGTGGCATTCTCCGCCGTGCTAGGCGCATGGATATGGGGTGATGCTCTGACCCTGTCGGGATTGTTCGCCATTGGCCTGATCGTCGCGGCGGGACTGCTGTCCGGGAGGCGCTCGTGA
- a CDS encoding aromatic ring-hydroxylating oxygenase subunit alpha codes for MSDLASLQMLRASAAQLPIYTYFDPAFYEQEQSLLFADAPRYYGHELMVPNEGDYHTLEWMGHGKMLKRVGGEVKLLSNVCRHRQAVIHKGRGNGNHIVCNLHGWTYDNEGSLIGAPHFPQTPCLALGQTELTRWNGLLFDAGRDIAADLANLGVAACMSFDDFGFHSSHITEYDFNWKTFIEVYSEDYHVDPFHPGLGNFVDCGQLRWEWGDQYHVQTVGVKNGLARPGSRIYGDWHKEVLRRYEERQPEFGAIWLTYYPNVMVEWYPHSLVVSVAIPRGPEKTTVITEFYYPEDVLYFEPEFIEAEQAAYFETAKEDDEICYRMHEGRRALWLAGRSEVGPYQSPTEDGMQHFHEFYRRKLGGHIAG; via the coding sequence ATGTCTGATCTGGCTTCTTTGCAGATGCTGCGGGCATCTGCGGCCCAGTTACCCATCTACACTTATTTCGATCCGGCGTTTTATGAGCAAGAGCAGTCGCTCTTGTTCGCCGACGCGCCGCGCTACTACGGCCACGAGCTGATGGTGCCCAACGAGGGCGATTACCATACGCTCGAATGGATGGGGCATGGCAAGATGCTCAAACGCGTGGGAGGCGAGGTCAAGCTGCTTTCCAACGTGTGCCGGCATCGTCAGGCAGTCATTCACAAGGGGCGGGGCAACGGCAATCATATTGTTTGCAACCTGCACGGCTGGACGTATGACAACGAAGGCAGCCTGATCGGCGCGCCGCATTTTCCGCAGACGCCTTGTCTCGCGCTCGGGCAAACCGAATTGACGCGCTGGAACGGCCTGCTGTTCGACGCCGGCCGAGACATCGCGGCGGACCTGGCCAATCTTGGCGTGGCCGCCTGCATGTCTTTCGATGATTTCGGTTTCCACAGTTCGCATATCACGGAATACGATTTCAACTGGAAAACCTTCATCGAAGTCTATTCCGAAGACTACCATGTCGACCCGTTTCATCCCGGCCTCGGCAATTTTGTCGATTGCGGACAGCTCCGGTGGGAGTGGGGCGACCAGTACCATGTGCAGACCGTCGGCGTGAAAAACGGTCTGGCAAGGCCCGGTTCGCGCATTTACGGCGATTGGCACAAGGAGGTGCTGCGCCGCTACGAGGAGCGCCAGCCCGAGTTCGGTGCGATCTGGCTGACTTATTACCCCAACGTGATGGTCGAATGGTATCCGCACTCGCTGGTCGTTAGCGTCGCCATTCCCCGCGGCCCGGAAAAGACCACGGTGATCACCGAGTTCTACTACCCGGAGGACGTGCTGTATTTCGAGCCGGAGTTCATCGAGGCCGAGCAGGCCGCCTATTTCGAAACGGCCAAGGAGGACGACGAAATCTGCTACCGCATGCACGAGGGGCGGCGCGCCCTGTGGCTGGCGGGGCGAAGCGAAGTCGGGCCCTATCAGTCGCCCACCGAGGACGGCATGCAGCATTTTCACGAGTTCTACCGGCGCAAGCTGGGTGGACATATCGCTGGCTAA
- a CDS encoding acetate kinase: protein MNPSILVINCGSSSLKFALTDPRDGSTPLSGLAEKLGLADASITFRHDGEKNGHPLQDGTHSGAMKAIIDKLDELGLADAVAAVGHRIVHGGERFKESILIDEDVILGIGECSRLAPLHNPGHLLGIRSAMESFPALPQVAVFDTAFHQTLPERAYRYALPASLYHDHAVRRYGFHGTSYRFVSTAAVDMLGKPLEETAMVCAHLGNGASAAAVLGGRSVDTSMGLTPLEGLVMGSRSGDIDPGLFNYLASALDLDTQGVTDLLNRQSGLLGLSGLSNDCRELEIAAANGHEAARLALDIFCYRLAKYIAALVVPMGRIDALVFTGGIGENSAAIRAQVIGLLGFLGFELDSPANERTIRGKAGRITTQRSVPALVINTNEEDMIARDTARLAGLAA from the coding sequence ATGAACCCATCGATTCTCGTCATCAATTGCGGCTCATCGTCGCTGAAATTCGCCCTGACCGATCCTCGCGACGGCAGCACCCCGCTGTCGGGCCTCGCGGAGAAACTCGGTCTTGCCGATGCCTCCATCACCTTCCGTCACGACGGGGAAAAAAACGGACATCCGCTTCAGGACGGCACGCACAGCGGAGCCATGAAGGCGATCATCGACAAGCTCGACGAACTGGGGCTGGCGGACGCGGTCGCCGCCGTCGGCCACCGGATCGTGCACGGAGGCGAGCGGTTCAAGGAATCCATCCTGATCGACGAGGACGTCATCCTCGGCATCGGCGAATGCAGCCGGCTCGCCCCTCTGCACAACCCCGGGCATCTGCTCGGCATCCGCAGCGCGATGGAGAGTTTTCCGGCGCTGCCGCAAGTCGCGGTTTTCGACACGGCCTTCCACCAGACCCTGCCGGAGCGGGCCTATCGCTATGCCCTGCCGGCGAGCCTCTATCACGATCACGCCGTGCGCCGCTACGGCTTTCACGGAACCAGCTACCGCTTCGTGTCCACCGCCGCGGTCGACATGCTCGGCAAGCCGCTGGAAGAAACGGCGATGGTCTGCGCGCACCTGGGCAACGGCGCATCGGCCGCCGCCGTGCTTGGAGGACGCAGTGTCGACACCTCGATGGGGTTGACGCCGCTCGAAGGCCTGGTCATGGGATCCCGTTCTGGCGATATCGATCCGGGTCTGTTCAATTACCTGGCGTCCGCCCTGGACCTTGACACACAGGGCGTGACCGACCTTCTGAACCGGCAATCCGGATTGCTTGGCCTGTCCGGGCTGTCCAACGACTGCCGGGAGCTGGAAATCGCCGCCGCGAACGGCCACGAAGCCGCACGCCTCGCGCTGGACATTTTCTGTTATCGCCTGGCCAAATACATCGCCGCCCTGGTGGTGCCGATGGGGCGCATCGACGCCCTGGTGTTCACCGGAGGCATCGGCGAGAACTCCGCGGCCATCCGCGCCCAGGTCATCGGACTGCTCGGTTTTCTGGGCTTCGAACTGGACAGTCCTGCCAATGAGCGTACCATTCGCGGCAAGGCGGGACGCATCACGACACAGCGCAGCGTGCCCGCGCTCGTCATCAACACCAATGAAGAGGACATGATCGCCAGGGACACCGCCCGACTCGCCGGCCTTGCCGCCTGA
- the pta gene encoding phosphate acetyltransferase — MHTFFLAPAGFDSGLTSISLGLVRALAQAGLKVGFVKPIAQDGRNVEEEHSTHFARAICHTRSPDPLGLDHVENRLSRGHVDLLMEEIVSLYQEAANDVDVVVVEGLVPDQKQVFSTFLNTKIARNLQAQVLLIAGANTDGPQDIADQLDMAIQAFGGTTGNMAGYILNHLPPGTDIGGLAEDIAAAGRLTQGGRLPLIGAIQHEADLLAPRTLDVADYLKARVMHPGQLARRRVRSIVVTARSAPNIVHLLKPGALIITAGDREDIVLATAIATMNGVPLAGLLLTCASELDPRILQLCQPAFTSGLPVLASDHNTFETASILTNMSRQVPVDDFERMEKVIDYIAERLDTAPLKRFVGQPKEIRLPPPAFRYQLMEKARRANRRIVLPEGCEPRTIRAAAICHEKGIARCVLLGDIGEVRRIAESQDIQLPDDLEILDPNVIRGRYVAPMVELRKSKGLTPPVAEQQLEDTVVLGTMMLALDEVDGLVSGAVHTTANTIRPALQLIKTAPGSRLVSSVFFMLMPEQVLVYGDCAVNPDPTAEELADIAIQSADSAAAFGIPPRVAMISYSTGSSGSGSDVEKVREATRIAREKRPDLVIDGPMQYDAASVVSVGRQKAPDSPVAGRATVFVFPDLNTGNTTYKAVQRSANVVSVGPMLQGLRKPVNDLSRGALVDDIVYTIALTAIQAEERLKPAQ, encoded by the coding sequence ATGCATACGTTTTTTCTGGCCCCGGCAGGCTTCGACTCGGGGCTGACCTCCATCTCCCTGGGGCTTGTGCGGGCGCTCGCCCAGGCGGGGCTGAAGGTGGGGTTCGTCAAGCCGATCGCCCAGGACGGCCGCAATGTCGAAGAGGAACACTCGACCCATTTCGCCCGGGCCATCTGCCACACCCGCTCACCCGATCCGCTGGGTCTTGACCATGTCGAGAACCGGTTGAGCCGGGGGCACGTCGATCTGCTGATGGAGGAAATCGTTTCCCTCTATCAGGAAGCCGCCAACGATGTCGACGTTGTCGTGGTCGAGGGGCTGGTTCCCGATCAGAAGCAGGTGTTTTCCACCTTCCTGAACACCAAGATCGCGCGCAACCTGCAAGCCCAGGTCCTGCTGATCGCCGGCGCGAACACCGACGGGCCTCAAGACATCGCCGACCAGCTGGACATGGCGATCCAGGCGTTCGGCGGCACCACCGGGAATATGGCCGGCTACATTCTCAATCATCTGCCGCCCGGCACCGATATCGGCGGCCTGGCCGAGGACATCGCCGCGGCGGGTCGCCTGACCCAGGGCGGCCGGCTGCCGCTGATCGGCGCGATTCAGCATGAGGCCGATCTGCTGGCTCCGCGCACGCTGGACGTGGCCGACTATCTCAAGGCGCGGGTGATGCATCCTGGTCAACTGGCGCGCCGTCGCGTGCGCAGCATCGTGGTCACCGCCCGTTCGGCTCCCAACATCGTCCATCTGCTCAAACCGGGCGCGCTGATCATCACCGCGGGAGACCGGGAGGACATCGTGCTGGCCACCGCGATCGCCACCATGAATGGCGTGCCGCTGGCGGGGCTGCTGCTCACCTGCGCTTCCGAACTCGACCCGCGCATCCTGCAACTGTGCCAGCCGGCGTTCACCAGCGGTTTGCCGGTGCTGGCCAGCGATCACAATACCTTCGAGACGGCGAGCATCCTGACCAACATGAGCCGCCAGGTGCCGGTCGACGACTTTGAGCGGATGGAAAAGGTGATCGACTATATCGCCGAACGCCTCGACACGGCGCCGCTCAAGCGATTCGTCGGCCAGCCCAAGGAAATCCGCCTGCCGCCGCCGGCCTTCCGTTACCAGTTGATGGAAAAGGCCCGCCGCGCCAATCGCCGCATCGTACTGCCTGAAGGCTGTGAGCCGCGCACCATCCGCGCCGCCGCCATCTGCCACGAAAAAGGCATCGCGCGCTGCGTATTGCTGGGCGATATCGGGGAAGTGCGGCGCATCGCCGAGTCGCAGGACATTCAGTTGCCCGATGATCTGGAAATCCTCGATCCCAACGTCATCCGCGGGCGCTACGTCGCCCCGATGGTGGAACTGCGCAAGAGCAAGGGTCTGACGCCCCCCGTGGCGGAACAGCAGCTGGAAGACACCGTGGTACTGGGCACGATGATGCTGGCGCTGGACGAAGTCGACGGACTGGTTTCCGGGGCCGTGCACACCACCGCCAACACCATCCGTCCCGCCCTGCAACTGATCAAGACAGCCCCGGGCTCGCGGCTCGTGTCCAGTGTGTTCTTCATGCTCATGCCGGAGCAGGTGCTGGTCTACGGCGACTGCGCCGTGAATCCCGATCCGACCGCGGAGGAGCTTGCCGACATCGCCATCCAGTCGGCCGATTCTGCGGCGGCGTTCGGCATTCCGCCGCGAGTGGCGATGATTTCCTATTCCACCGGCTCCTCCGGCAGCGGATCGGATGTGGAAAAGGTGCGCGAAGCGACCCGCATCGCCCGGGAAAAGCGCCCGGATCTGGTCATCGACGGTCCGATGCAATACGACGCCGCATCGGTGGTCAGCGTGGGACGCCAGAAAGCGCCCGACAGCCCGGTTGCCGGTCGCGCCACGGTGTTCGTGTTCCCCGACCTCAACACCGGCAACACCACCTACAAGGCCGTGCAACGCTCGGCCAACGTGGTCAGCGTGGGACCGATGCTGCAGGGCTTGCGCAAACCGGTCAACGACCTGTCGCGCGGCGCGCTGGTCGACGATATCGTCTACACCATCGCCCTGACCGCCATCCAGGCGGAAGAGCGCCTCAAACCCGCGCAGTAA
- a CDS encoding methyl-accepting chemotaxis protein, whose translation MAVHTIAEWFIPDNVRQSPESAIKARTVIGVGLLAGIIAPIFAIEYFKLGHPAMGYGILLGGFGLLCGPVLLKLTGAVRVAAEFIILCMYAMVCWMVYVNGGIMSTSIVWFASIPFTSIFVSGRASGVVWTTLTFAAIGTFFLLAGQGGALPAVPIAHAEIPKLQAKSVGGLTLVVLVLALSFDRAKTRSFEKLESARREAEEASRAMQAMLEQVTRSIGAASAASRDIAGATQQMAQTMAGQRERADDMVTIAQQMAVVTSQNAEQSLQANSMAQKAGIAANEGGTAMDQAVRQLHQASEVISQAAGKLEDLGQRSSEVSGIVQLIRDIADQTNLLALNAAIEAARAGEMGRGFAVVADEVRKLAERTQHATQDIEHKIRLIVDGTNQAIDAMRDGNSQLKSGRDNATDAQTRLAGIISDSQSLTSVLGQVSVAEEEQNKGFAQFAGDITAVGEASRTLSAETSTIADAVSRLDRQMMELGDAVRAFGETRPREA comes from the coding sequence ATGGCTGTCCATACCATCGCAGAATGGTTTATCCCCGACAACGTTCGCCAGTCGCCGGAGTCGGCGATCAAGGCCCGCACCGTCATCGGCGTGGGTTTGCTGGCGGGCATCATCGCCCCGATCTTCGCCATCGAATACTTCAAGCTCGGTCATCCGGCCATGGGTTACGGCATTTTGCTTGGCGGCTTCGGTCTGCTGTGCGGGCCGGTGTTGCTGAAGCTGACAGGGGCGGTGCGCGTCGCGGCGGAGTTCATCATCCTTTGCATGTATGCCATGGTGTGCTGGATGGTTTATGTCAACGGGGGAATCATGTCAACCAGCATCGTCTGGTTCGCCTCGATTCCGTTCACGTCCATTTTCGTGTCGGGCCGAGCTTCCGGCGTGGTCTGGACCACACTGACCTTCGCCGCGATCGGCACCTTTTTCCTGTTGGCCGGTCAGGGCGGGGCGCTGCCTGCCGTGCCGATCGCCCACGCCGAAATTCCCAAATTGCAGGCCAAGTCGGTGGGCGGCCTGACGCTGGTGGTCCTGGTGCTGGCCCTGTCCTTCGACCGCGCCAAAACCCGCAGCTTCGAAAAACTCGAAAGCGCCAGGCGCGAAGCGGAAGAAGCCTCGCGGGCGATGCAGGCCATGCTCGAACAGGTCACCCGCTCCATCGGCGCCGCTTCGGCCGCGAGCCGCGACATTGCCGGCGCCACCCAGCAGATGGCCCAAACCATGGCAGGCCAGCGCGAACGCGCCGACGACATGGTGACCATTGCCCAGCAGATGGCCGTTGTCACGAGCCAGAACGCCGAGCAATCGCTGCAGGCAAACAGCATGGCGCAAAAAGCCGGCATTGCCGCCAACGAGGGCGGAACAGCGATGGATCAGGCTGTGCGCCAGTTGCATCAGGCAAGCGAGGTGATCAGCCAGGCCGCGGGAAAACTCGAGGATCTGGGGCAGCGCAGCTCGGAAGTCAGCGGCATTGTCCAGTTGATCCGGGACATCGCCGATCAAACCAACCTGCTTGCGCTGAACGCCGCCATCGAAGCGGCCCGGGCCGGAGAAATGGGGCGCGGTTTCGCGGTCGTCGCCGACGAGGTCAGGAAACTCGCCGAACGGACCCAGCATGCGACGCAGGATATCGAGCACAAGATCCGGCTCATCGTCGACGGAACCAATCAGGCGATCGATGCGATGCGCGACGGCAACAGTCAGCTCAAATCCGGACGGGACAACGCCACCGACGCGCAGACCCGCCTGGCCGGCATCATCAGCGACAGCCAGTCGCTCACCTCCGTGCTGGGGCAAGTCTCTGTGGCCGAGGAAGAGCAGAACAAGGGCTTCGCGCAATTCGCCGGGGACATCACCGCGGTCGGAGAGGCATCGCGCACGCTGTCGGCGGAAACCAGCACCATCGCCGACGCCGTCAGCCGCCTGGACCGGCAGATGATGGAACTGGGCGACGCGGTCCGCGCCTTCGGCGAAACCCGGCCCCGGGAGGCCTGA